In the genome of Pelobacter seleniigenes DSM 18267, one region contains:
- a CDS encoding AzlC family ABC transporter permease — MTSEFFRGVRANGPVAASAMAYGSVFGVLASQKGLSWVDLMFMNSTVFAGAAQFVMVDMWSEHLPIIAMALTALVINLRYLLIGASLEPLFTGKSMLHKACMMHLVADENWAVTMREQRYGRATSWFLFGGGVFLYLSWSFGSVAGLLSGGLISAPEKYALDFAFPAVFTALAVSLWRGKADIVPWLVSGGMALLSYHFLPGKWYIVIGGLGGAIAAMVKAPVEAGVEKENAHDVSH, encoded by the coding sequence ATGACATCTGAATTCTTCAGAGGGGTGCGAGCCAACGGACCGGTTGCGGCCAGTGCCATGGCTTACGGAAGTGTCTTCGGGGTGCTCGCATCCCAAAAGGGGCTGAGCTGGGTGGACCTGATGTTCATGAACTCGACCGTTTTTGCCGGCGCTGCCCAGTTTGTCATGGTTGATATGTGGTCGGAGCATTTGCCGATTATCGCAATGGCGCTCACCGCGCTGGTTATCAACTTGCGTTATTTGCTGATCGGTGCTTCTCTGGAGCCGCTTTTTACCGGGAAAAGTATGTTGCACAAAGCGTGTATGATGCATCTGGTGGCCGATGAGAACTGGGCGGTAACCATGCGGGAGCAGCGTTACGGCCGCGCGACCTCCTGGTTTCTGTTCGGCGGCGGCGTGTTTCTTTATCTCTCTTGGAGCTTTGGGAGTGTTGCGGGTTTGCTCAGCGGCGGTTTAATCAGTGCCCCGGAAAAGTATGCCCTTGATTTTGCGTTCCCTGCGGTCTTTACAGCCTTGGCTGTTAGTCTTTGGCGAGGGAAAGCGGACATTGTTCCGTGGCTCGTTTCTGGCGGAATGGCGCTGCTGTCATATCATTTTCTGCCGGGCAAATGGTATATCGTCATCGGAGGGTTGGGGGGAGCGATTGCGGCCATGGTGAAAGCTCCGGTTGAAGCTGGAGTCGAAAAGGAGAACGCCCATGACGTCAGCCATTGA